The genomic DNA ATGCGGGCGGGCGCTTTCGGTTGACGTGCGTTAGGGAGGGACGGGTGGTTCGACGCGTGCGCAGCTATGGGTGGATTGCGTGCAGCAAAAACGCCGGTTTGGCAGCACCGGCCCGTTCGGACGCCTTCTTCTCGGGTTCGGGAGCGTTGTTTTGCGGAATGCGACCGAGCGCCATCTGGAGTTTTGTCGCTGCTCTTCACCAGTCGCGGAATCGAGGCTGCCAAACCGGCGTTTTTGCTGCACGCGAGCCGGCGAAAACGTGCGCGGCCGTTGCGTGGTCCGACAGCCGAGGGGCGGAGCAGGTTGCCGGGCTGGGCGCAAAGAGGGTTCCATGACAATCTCGAAGCAGTTTCGACGTGCCGGTAGGCTTCGCCAAACCGTATAATCCCAGGTGGTGAAAATCTTGCGTCGCCGCCGACGTCCGATCCGGCCGCCGAATTTGTCATGGGACCCGTTTTGCGCCCAGCTCCGCCTCGCTCTATGTCGGATTTGACACGTCAGGGTTCCAACGTGTCAAAGCACCCGTCCTCTTGACGCACTGGGTGCTGCCGTTCGCCCGCATGGACGCTCGCGACGGTGTGGGACGCAACATGAAAACGCCCGCCCGCATTTCGCGGACGGGCGTTTTCGGTTGGCTCGAGGTTGCGTGCTGCGAAGGGTTTAGGCCACTTCGAACAGCAGCGTCGCCGCAAGCGGGGACACCATGCCGTCGGCGGTTTTCGCGCGCACGGTCATGCGGTAGTCGCCCTTTTCCTCGAACGACGTGGTGAACTGCCAGTTCACCCACTTGTCGGCCGTGGCGCCGTCGGTGTCGCACGACGTCCATGTGCGGCCGTTGTCGAATGAGAACTCGATGGCGGCGATGGGGCTTCCCAGATCGTCGGCCACGCCTTCGAACGTGATCTCGTCGCCTGCCTTGAACACGCAGTCGTCGGAGTAGTTCATGATGTTGATCTTGTTGCGGTAGCACGGGTCCACCTGCTGCACGTCGGGCTCCGCATCCTCCTGCGTCAGCTCGATGTTCACGATGTCGCGCGTGAAGTAGCGCGCCACGGTCTCGGGCATCCACAGCTGCAGGCTCGACCCGGTGGCCGCCTCCAGCTCCTGGCCGTTCACCTGGTACGCCAGAAGCGCGTTCTTCTCCAGCGCGTAGCGCAAGGGCAGCGGCTGGCCGAAGCCGTCGGCGCCGTAGGCGGTGATGGTGTTCACGCCGTCTTCCAGGTCGGCCATCTCCACCACGGCCGACAGCGGCACGCCCATGACGGCCGCCTGGCCGAAGGGCGATCCGGTGGCGCACGAGCACGCCATCATCGTCTCCTGGTTGGCATCTTCGGCCAGGTCGCGCACGTCGATGGTGAAGTTCTTCTTGATGTTGCCGCCCACGTTCACGTAGAAGTTGGCCACGCCGCCCTCCACGTCGACGAGCTCGGTGGCAGGCTTCGAGCACATGCTGGTCAGCGCTGTTCCGAACACGTTGAACAGCTCGTCGTTGGGGGTGACGCCTTCCTGGTTGAAGGTGAACGCTCCCTGGGCGTTGGCCACGGAGACGTAGGACACGTCGTCCTCGTTGAACCATTGTGCGGTCACGACGTTGTCTCCCACGGCATGCGTCGTGGCGATCGGGTCCGCGTCGGCGGTCTGCGGTAGTCCGGCCGTAGCGCCGATACCGCCCACTGCTCCGAACATCAGCAGCGCGCCGCCGGCCACGCCGCCCGCGATCTTCTTGGGGTTGTAAGCCATGGCGTCCTCCTACTCGCTCTTCTCGTCAGATGCCGCCGCGACCTTCGGAGGGATCAGCGATGCGCTTTCCAGCACGGTCGTGTCCTCGGGGTTGGGCATCTTGTCCTTCGCGTTGAACATGACGGTCTGGGTCTCGAAGCTCGTCATGCCGCTTTCGGTGGTGGCGCGAACGGTCAGGCAGTACGCGCCTTCCAGTTCGGGCTTGTAGGTGAAGCTCCACCACACCATCTTGTTGCGATCCATGTCGCCGATATCGTACTTCGTCCACGTTTCTCCGCGGTCAAGGGAGAACTCGACGCTTGCGATCTTCTCGTCGTAGCCGTCCACGTAGCCGGTGAATTCGTAGGGCTGGCCGTTCTGCACGAGCAGGCCGTCGGGCACGCCGAGGATGGTGGCGTTGGGCTTGTTCATGGGAACGTCGTCCTCGTTCTGCCATCCGTTCGGGTTGCCGGCCCACTTGTCGGTGTAGTCGATGTCCTCGTCGGTGACGTGGTAGGTGTCGATCTGCTTCGAGTTGATCTGCGCGTCCACGCCTTCCACCCAGTTCGTGCACGGATAGCCGCGCGTCGCGTCGAGGTACTCGCCGCCGATCTTGTACACCAGCAGCGCCTCGTCGGAGTCGACCTTGTCCACGGGGAAGGCGCGTTTGGAGCTGCCGTCGGCGCGCAGCGCCTTCACGCCCGTCGTGCCGTCCTTGTAGCCGCCCGCCTTTTCGACGAGCCAGCTCACGGGAATGCCGGTTATCTCGGTGTTCGTGACTCCGCCGCCTCCCACCGGGTTCCAGTTGCACACCATCTTCGAGGTCTTCGTGATCACGGCGCCGTCGGCCTCGGCTTCTTTGATGAGCTCGGGCAGCGTGGCCGTGTACTCGGCGTTCACGTTGCCGTC from Eggerthella lenta DSM 2243 includes the following:
- a CDS encoding molybdopterin-dependent oxidoreductase, whose product is MAYNPKKIAGGVAGGALLMFGAVGGIGATAGLPQTADADPIATTHAVGDNVVTAQWFNEDDVSYVSVANAQGAFTFNQEGVTPNDELFNVFGTALTSMCSKPATELVDVEGGVANFYVNVGGNIKKNFTIDVRDLAEDANQETMMACSCATGSPFGQAAVMGVPLSAVVEMADLEDGVNTITAYGADGFGQPLPLRYALEKNALLAYQVNGQELEAATGSSLQLWMPETVARYFTRDIVNIELTQEDAEPDVQQVDPCYRNKINIMNYSDDCVFKAGDEITFEGVADDLGSPIAAIEFSFDNGRTWTSCDTDGATADKWVNWQFTTSFEEKGDYRMTVRAKTADGMVSPLAATLLFEVA